A portion of the Oxynema aestuarii AP17 genome contains these proteins:
- the hslO gene encoding Hsp33 family molecular chaperone HslO, which translates to MADRLIRATAADGGIRAVGVITTRLTEEARQRHDLSYVATAALGRTMSSGLLLASSMKRPQSRVNIRVKGNGPLGGILVDAGLDGTVRGYVDNPGVELPPNQRGKLDVGGAVGADGYLYVIRDVGYGYPYSSTVELVSGEIGDDVANYLVTSEQTPSALVVGVFVGAGGVEASGGLLLQVMPKAARDEELVATLEQRVGQLRGFTPLLQAGKSLSDILQELLGDLGLEILPEPQLVRFHCGCSSERMLGALKLLGEAELQDMIEKDNGAEATCHFCGEVYNATEEQLAELIHDLQTNSSVN; encoded by the coding sequence AGCCCGCCAACGGCACGATTTATCCTACGTGGCGACGGCAGCCCTCGGGCGTACTATGTCCTCGGGTTTGCTGCTCGCGTCGAGCATGAAACGACCGCAATCGCGGGTCAACATTCGCGTCAAAGGCAACGGACCGTTAGGCGGGATTCTCGTCGATGCGGGACTCGACGGCACCGTGCGCGGTTACGTAGACAATCCCGGCGTCGAACTGCCGCCGAACCAGCGAGGTAAGCTCGACGTGGGGGGAGCAGTGGGAGCCGACGGCTATCTCTACGTGATTCGAGACGTAGGCTACGGCTATCCTTACTCCAGTACCGTCGAACTGGTTTCGGGGGAAATCGGCGACGACGTGGCGAACTATCTGGTCACCTCCGAACAAACTCCATCGGCGTTGGTCGTCGGCGTCTTTGTCGGCGCCGGAGGGGTGGAAGCCTCCGGGGGGTTGTTGCTGCAAGTGATGCCCAAAGCGGCGCGGGATGAAGAACTCGTCGCGACCTTAGAACAGCGCGTCGGTCAACTGCGCGGATTCACGCCCTTGTTGCAAGCGGGGAAATCCCTCAGCGATATCTTGCAAGAACTGCTCGGCGATTTGGGATTGGAGATTTTGCCGGAACCGCAACTGGTGCGTTTTCACTGCGGCTGTTCCAGCGAGCGCATGTTAGGGGCGTTGAAATTATTGGGCGAAGCCGAACTTCAAGACATGATCGAAAAAGACAATGGTGCGGAAGCGACCTGTCATTTTTGTGGCGAAGTTTACAATGCAACCGAGGAACAACTGGCAGAACTGATTCATGATTTACAGACAAACTCGTCGGTAAATTGA